One segment of Salvia splendens isolate huo1 chromosome 20, SspV2, whole genome shotgun sequence DNA contains the following:
- the LOC121780766 gene encoding protein ROS1C-like isoform X2 produces the protein MMEQGRGFSMPWEKGASQNGNVWTPSTPDKPVMQSSINARSDIQLGQQNWINLMDMYDHFCRNKQPRGFDLNRSEGPSYKDQNDWMMEQGRGSSVPWEKGVTLNGSIWIPSTPDKMVLQSSNNARPEMKQNQIGQHTWHNMVDVYEHLLRDQQPPRFDLNRREGPSYTEYNHEGVPPAGNYSRPHQNMPPTMDLGMNGKVQISQDAAPVEAYNWFPLNSDQNNCIGVNQNAGENGSNLQNIGEVVTRQEVSSFADLMCIMNAKDSPSPNGLPYRSSVLESKPAIPCPVSQVESNHLYAPIGAGAEQNHIFLGNNHVGCASVGARAQRNHILHESNHVAYATVGAGFPLNHIYYGRHDGGGYNQPDIPSRPSVAKSALNLTQPSSTLGSLPLGVVTPDQQNQFKTHQIVQVPHLLQEDTLTPGKYIPGSVVLSSQPEIIEEECGHIIDKSMGKSTEAISTSPQGMKCSDGGNGGIDLNKTPQQKTPKRTKHRPKVVVEGKPKRTPKPASTKSSTPNGKLSAKRKYGSNNGTKDLTPPMADTVKVVEASGMGPAMKLTKRKLNFNTEIVGDNRAQEEYQGSQLGHQEQNNEQHKLRMDSSGPSISAAKAGCSNTLERKGQQTPTPYNFVQSLNRTPSQELPILESGAPPPTSRDHSLNAIARSFSMRNASICQSDSVSRYNQLHHHIREGHGHIAFQANPSEQILGFGAQSSVQTMPQVVEDLIDVTDKQGTKRAYKPTVIGSPQNMVFVGSQLQFQGLHERQTCSRACGEKNAEDNNGRSLSRHSGFTTAERIVQEIVSRRNKSFLAQISTEPQNGESRNSDCRRQIINPNDNPTNVICDRYMNYSDIRNNIHQHHALSQVHIHSEILLPKTTDNIADTQITKSITEGINRKEPLVGKVRQQEPQKRRSYGKSPKKVAGNTVEVYSTVDDITNGMRHLHLTNSGKESVWKEQSALVPYKGDGAVVPYDFVKKKKPRPRVDLDLETNRLWNLLMGKEGGEVPETMDTNREKWWEEERKVFRGRVDSFIARMHLVQGDRRFSKWKGSVVDSVIGVFLTQNVSDHLSSSAFMNLAAKFPLKSKTAREPYCENSGSPAVGKHEVRITYPDGTTYHQKMAMEPVSDYSQVTSTETSTHRSDNPEKKTSLVSNHYTRRAEEDIISSQSSSESIVFQTTEDVRSSYASNSDAECGWNTSKNVGHQSVSQQDERITALQQTHTQIPGWVDISKSQHHQSSRNPLPNSWTNMLTGIGNWEAEDLAFLGSESVSNLTSKDSKGTDARCVDDYIGQSAESPYIVSEDGRSKYQTSSVNHADLRKGLELRNDSPDESCNRNSQHSVKQSSEEQGAFHSKGTLLTDSARPVEAPSKQPSDDRKRVEVEPSMGQGQSSDKQSSNIGVATPNARKRKAEKEKAEPFNWDMLRKQVQSKDGTAGSSREAMDSLDYEAMRNADIHEISEAIKERGMSNILAERMKSFLNRLVEDHERIDLEWLRDVDPDRAKDYLLSIRGLGLKSVECIRLLTLHHLAFPVDTNVGRIAVRLGWVPLQPLPEQLQLHLLELYPILETVQKYIWPRLCKLDQETLYELHYQMITFGKVFCTKKDPNCNACPLRGECRHFASAFASARLALPGPEERHIVRSAAPISDTNNSGNVIIKHMALPPSEDTIDQGVRLSRDCEPLIEEPATPEPEPPAEVEERDIEDTFYDNSDSEEIPVIKLNIEEFTTNLQSFLQGKIEIGEGDMSKALVALNPQFASIPTPKLKKVSRLRTEHQVYELPDSHPLLKEMDRREPDDPSPYLLAIWTPGETPDSVQPPEAKCSSAAAGGLCTIKTCFSCNSTREAQSQTVRGTILIPCRTAMRGSFPLNGTYFQVNEVFADHESSLNPIDVPRSLIWNLPKRTVFFGTSVSSIFKGLSTEDIQFCFWKGLVCVRGFDQKSRAPRPLKARLHFPASKTVN, from the exons ATGATGGAGCAGGGGAGGGGATTTTCGATGCCCTGGGAGAAGGGAGCTTCTCAGAATGGAAATGTATGGACTCCATCGACACCTGATAAGCCGGTTATGCAGAGTTCTATTAATGCCCGGTCTGATATACAGCTTGGGCAACAAAATTGGATCAATTTGATGGATATGTATGATCATTTTTGTCGGAATAAGCAACCTCGTGGTTTTGATCTAAACAGAAGTGAAGGTCCAAGCTACAAAGATCAGAACGATTGGATGATGGAGCAGGGGAGAGGATCTTCAGTGCCATGGGAGAAGGGAGTTACATTGAATGGAAGTATATGGATTCCATCGACACCGGACAAAATGGTTCTGCAGAGTTCTAATAATGCCCGGCCTGAAATGAAACAGAATCAGATTGGCCAACATACTTGGCACAACATGGTAGATGTGTACGAACATCTTTTGCGGGATCAGCAACCTCCTCGTTTCGATCTGAACAGGAGGGAAGGTCCAAGCTACACAGAGTATAATCACGAAGGTGTTCCTCCAGCTGGAAACTATAGCAGGCCGCACCAGAATATGCCTCCAACTATGGATTTGGGGATGAATGGCAAAGTGCAGATTAGTCAAGATGCTGCTCCTGTTGAAGCCTATAATTGGTTTCCACTGAACTCTGATCAAAATAACTGCATAGGGGTGAATCAAAATGCAGGAGAAAATGGCTCTAATCTGCAGAATATAGGTGAAGTTGTTACCCGTCAGGAGGTTAGTTCATTCGCAGACTTAATGTGCATCATGAATGCTAAGGATTCCCCTTCACCGAATGGATTGCCATACAGAAGCTCAGTTTTGGAGAGCAAGCCTGCCATCCCTTGTCCAGTTTCTCAAGTTGAAAGCAATCACCTTTACGCACCAATTGGTGCTGGAGCAGAGCAAAATCACATTTTTCTCGGGAACAATCATGTGGGTTGTGCTTCAGTTGGCGCGAGAGCCCAAAGGAATCACATTTTGCATGAAAGCAATCACGTGGCTTATGCAACGGTTGGTGCCGGATTCCCGCTGAATCACATTTATTATGGACGCCATGATGGTGGTGGTTACAACCAACCAGATATTCCAA GCAGACCTTCAGTAGCCAAATCAGCGCTCAATTTGACTCAACCCTCAAGCACCTTGGGGTCCTTGCCATTAGGGGTGGTAACACCTGACCAACAAAATCAGTTCAAGACTCACCAGATCGTTCAAGTGCCACATTTGTTGCAAGAAGACACATTAACTCCGGGAAAATATATCCCCGGAAGTGTAGTCTTGTCTTCACAGCCTGAAATTATTGAGGAAGAGTGTGGTCACATTATAGATAAATCTATGGGTAAATCAACTGAAGCAATTTCAACATCTCCCCAGGGGATGAAATGTTCTGATGGTGGAAATGGAGGAATTGATCTGAACAAGACACCACAGCAGAAAACACCAAAAAGAACGAAACACCGACCAAAGGTAGTGGTTGAAGGGAAACCCAAACGAACACCAAAGCCTGCTTCTACAAAAAGCAGTACTCCTAATGGTAAACTTTCAGCAAAAAGGAAGTACGGTTCAAACAATGGCACTAAAGACTTAACTCCTCCAATGGCTGATACAGTGAAAGTAGTTGAAGCATCTGGCATGGGGCCTGCGATGAAGTTGACCAAGagaaaattaaacttcaacACGGAGATTGTTGGAGACAATAGAGCACAAGAGGAATACCAGGGTAGTCAACTTGGCCACCAGGAACAGAATAATGAGCAGCATAAGCTTCGCATGGATTCAAGTGGACCGTCAATTTCTGCAGCTAAGGCAGGTTGCAGCAACACACTTGAAAGAAAGGGACAACAGACACCGACTCCCTACAATTTTGTTCAGTCACTAAATAGAACACCTTCTCAAGAATTACCCATCCTGGAATCTGGAGCACCACCGCCTACATCTAGAGACCATAGCTTGAATGCTATAGCGAGAAGTTTCAGTATGCGAAATGCCAGCATATGCCAGTCGGACAGCGTTAGTAGGTACAATCAGTTGCATCATCACATCAGGGAAGGCCATGGCCATATTGCATTTCAAGCAAATCCTTCTGAGCAAATCTTGGGCTTTGGAGCACAATCATCTGTGCAGACTATGCCTCAAGTTGTGGAGGATTTGATAGATGTAACTGATAAACAAGGAACCAAGAGAGCATATAAACCTACTGTAATTGGAAGTCCACAAAATATGGTCTTCGTGGGTTCCCAACTCCAGTTTCAAGGTTTACATGAACGACAAACTTGTTCTAGAGCATGTGGTGAAAAAAATGCCGAGGATAATAATGGTAGGTCACTCAGTAGGCATTCTGGCTTTACAACTGCTGAAAGAATTGTTCAAGAAATTGTAAGCAGAAGGAATAAGAGTTTCCTGGCACAAATATCAACAGAGCCTCAGAATGGTGAATCAAGAAATTCTGATTGTAGAAGGCAGATCATTAATCCAAATGATAATCCCACCAATGTCATTTGTGATCGGTACATGAACTACTCCGATATCAGGAATAACATTCACCAACACCATGCTTTATCTCAAGTGCATATACATTCAGAAATATTGCTACCAAAGACAACAGACAATATTGCTGATACGCAAATCACCAAATCCATCACTGAAGGGATAAACAGGAAGGAGCCCTTGGTGGGCAAAGTTCGCCAGCAAGAGCCTCAAAAAAGGAGAAGTTATGGGAAATCCCCCAAGAAGGTTGCAG GGAACACAGTAGAAGTGTATTCCACTGTGGATGATATAACCAATGGCATGAGGCATCTTCACCTCACTAACAGTGGCAAAGAATCGGTTTGGAAAGAGCAAAGTGCACTTGTTCCATACAAAGGAGATGGTGCTGTTGTTCCATATGATTTTGTCAAAAAGAAGAAACCAAGGCCTAGAGTAGACCTTGATTTAGAGACAAATAGGCTGTGGAACCTTTTAATGGGTAAGGAGGGAGGCGAAGTTCCAGAAACAATGGACACCAATAGAGAAAAATGGtgggaagaagaaaggaaagtATTCCGGGGTCGAGTGGACTCATTTATTGCACGAATGCATCTAGTCCAAG GGGACAGACGATTCTCCAAGTGGAAAGGGTCAGTGGTTGATTCGGTGATAGGAGTATTTCTCACACAAAATGTTTCAGATCATCTTTCAAG CTCTGCTTTTATGAATCTTGCAGCCAAATTCCCTCTAAAATCAAAAACTGCTAGAGAACCATATTGTGAAAATAGTGGAAGTCCAGCAGTTGGAAAGCATGAGGTTCGCATAACATATCCAGATGGAACAACTTATCATCAAAAAATGGCAATGGAACCAGTGTCTGACTATAGTCAAGTAACATCAACCGAAACATCCACACATAGATCAGACAACCCAGAAAAAAAGACTTCTCTGGTTAGCAATCATTATACCAGGAGAGCCGAGGAAGATATCATTTCATCACAAAGTTCCTCTGAATCCATTGTTTTTCAAACTACTGAAGATGTTAGATCCAGCTATGCCTCAAATTCAGATGCCGAATGTGGGTGGAATACTAGCAAAAATGTTGGCCATCAAAGTGTTTCCCAACAAGATGAAAGAATTACTGCGTTGCAGCAAA CACACACGCAAATCCCAGGGTGGGTTGACATCTCTAaatcccaacaccatcagagcTCTCGTAACCCATTGCCCAATTCCTGGACAAACATGTTGACGGGGATAGGAAACTGGGAAGCAGAAGATCTTGCATTCTTGGGAAGTGAAAGCGTATCTAATTTGACTTCAAAAGATTCGAAAGGAACTGATGCACGATGCGTGGATGATTacataggtcagagtgcagaaAGTCCGTATATCGTCTCAGAAGATGGAAGATCCAAATATCAAACATCATCTGTTAATCATGCAGATCTAAGAAAGGGCCTTGAGTTGCGAAATGATTCTCCAGATGAGTCTTGTAACAGGAATTCTCAACATTCCGTCAAGCAGAGTAGCGAAGAGCAAGGTGCTTTTCATTCGAAAGGCACACTTCTGACGGACTCCGCGAGACCTGTGGAAGCACCGAGCAAACAGCCAAGTG ATGATAGGAAACGCGTGGAAGTTGAACCTAGTATGGGGCAAGGACAATCTTCTGACAAACAATCCAGTAATATCGGTGTCGCTACTCCAAATGCAAGAAAGCGGAAGGCTGAGAAGGAAAAGGCTGAACCATTTAACTGGGATATGTTGAGGAAACAAGTGCAATCCAAGGATGGGACAGCAGGAAGCAGCAGAGAGGCTATGGACTCTCTGGATTATGAAGCAATGCGAAATGCAGATATTCATGAGATCTCCGAGGCAATCAAGGAAAGGGGTATGAGCAACATTCTAGCAGAGAGAATGAAG AGCTTTCTTAACCGCTTGGTTGAAGATCATGAAAGAATTGATCTTGAATGGTTAAGAGATGTCGACCCAGACAGAGCCAA GGATTATTTATTAAGTATACGAGGACTAGGACTAAAAAGTGTGGAGTGCATACGGCTTTTAACTCTTCACCATCTTGCTTTCCCT GTTGACACAAATGTTGGGCGTATTGCTGTTCGACTTGGGTGGGTTCCTCTACAACCCCTTCCCGAGCAACTCCAGTTGCATCTCCTTGAACT TTATCCTATTCTGGAAACAGTTCAGAAATATATTTGGCCAAGACTCTGCAAGCTGGATCAGGAAACACT GTATGAGCTACACTATCAAATGATTACATTTGGAAAG GTTTTCTGCACAAAGAAGGATCCGAACTGTAATGCCTGTCCACTGAGAGGAGAATGTCGACATTTTGCCAGTGCTTTTGCAAG TGCAAGGCTTGCTCTTCCAGGGCCGGAAGAGAGACATATAGTACGTTCAGCTGCTCCCATAAGTGATACTAATAATAGCGGTAACGTTATAATAAAGCATATGGCACTGCCACCATCTGAGGATACCATAGATCAAGGAGTGAGGTTGTCAAGGGATTGCGAACCGTTAATCGAAGAACCAGCAACCCCAGAGCCAGAGCCACCTGCCGAAGTTGAAGAAAGAGATATTGAGGATACATTTTATGACAATTCGGATTCAGAAGAAATCCCAGTCATAAAGCTCAATATTGAAGAATTCACTACAAATCTACAGAGCTTTTTACAAGGGAAGATTGAAATTGGAGAAGGTGATATGTCCAAAGCTCTAGTTGCCTTAAATCCACAATTTGCTTCCATACCAACACCGAAACTAAAGAAGGTCAGTCGACTGCGGACAGAGCACCAAGT CTACGAACTTCCGGATTCACATCCTCTACTCAAAGAG ATGGACAGACGAGAGCCTGATGATCCAAGTCCATATCTACTAGCAATATGGACCCCGG GTGAGACACCAGATTCTGTTCAACCCCCAGAAGCTAAATGTAGTTCTGCGGCAGCAGGTGGTCTGTGCACCATCAAGACGTGCTTTTCATGCAATAGCACAAGAGAAGCACAGTCTCAGACCGTAAGAGGCACAATTCTG ATACCTTGCAGAACAGCAATGAGAGGGAGTTTCCCGCTCAATGGCACATATTTCCAAGTCAATGAG GTATTTGCCGACCATGAATCTAGTTTGAATCCTATAGATGTGCCAAGAAGTCTGATATGGAACCTTCCAAAAAGGACCGTATTCTTCGGGACATCTGTCTCATCAATTTTCAAAG GCCTGTCAACCGAAGATATCCAGTTCTGCTTTTGGAAAG GATTAGTGTGTGTCAGAGGTTTCGACCAAAAATCTCGAGCACCACGGCCTCTGAAGGCCAGATTGCATTTCCCAGCAAGTAAGACTGTCAACTGA